Proteins co-encoded in one Polynucleobacter sp. MG-6-Vaara-E2 genomic window:
- the rapZ gene encoding RNase adapter RapZ translates to MQINLITGISGSGKSVALRAFEDAGYDCVDNLPVSLLENLISTLVNEKSERVAVAIDARRGQSIAQLPSILENLKRVHQVRIVFLNADTSTLVQRFSETRRRHPLSSNAKQSQSATLIEAIDKERNLLEPLRAQAHSIDTSNLPAHALRSWIQDLLKDKPVGLTVIFESFGFKKGVPSEADLVFDVRCLPNPHYDKVLRPLTGNDKPVKEFLEKIPEVISMERDITQFLDKWLPHYIADGRSYLTVAIGCTGGQHRSVYLVNRISEHFRAQKAFSDLQLNFLDRHRELDSIPATKS, encoded by the coding sequence ATGCAAATCAATCTGATTACCGGAATCTCAGGCTCAGGTAAATCAGTGGCCTTGAGAGCTTTTGAAGATGCAGGTTATGACTGTGTTGACAATCTACCAGTCTCGCTCCTAGAAAATCTTATTAGCACCCTGGTAAACGAAAAGAGTGAGCGAGTGGCTGTGGCAATCGATGCCAGGCGTGGCCAATCCATTGCGCAACTTCCCTCCATTCTTGAAAATCTGAAACGTGTCCATCAGGTGCGCATTGTTTTCTTAAATGCAGATACCAGCACATTAGTTCAGCGCTTTTCAGAAACGCGGCGCAGACACCCGCTATCCAGTAATGCAAAGCAATCCCAATCAGCAACTTTGATTGAAGCCATTGATAAAGAACGTAATCTGCTTGAGCCTCTGCGTGCACAAGCACATAGCATTGATACCAGTAACCTGCCAGCTCATGCACTGCGTTCTTGGATTCAGGACCTCCTGAAAGATAAACCTGTTGGCCTAACAGTGATTTTTGAATCCTTTGGGTTCAAAAAAGGAGTGCCCAGTGAAGCGGATCTGGTCTTTGATGTGCGCTGCCTCCCCAATCCTCACTATGACAAAGTCTTAAGACCTCTCACAGGCAATGACAAACCGGTTAAAGAGTTTTTAGAGAAGATTCCAGAAGTAATTAGCATGGAACGCGACATCACTCAATTCCTTGATAAATGGTTACCGCACTACATTGCTGATGGACGCAGCTATTTAACGGTTGCTATTGGTTGCACTGGCGGGCAACATCGTTCGGTTTATTTAGTCAATCGAATTAGCGAGCACTTCCGTGCTCAAAAAGCATTCAGCGATCTCCAGCTTAATTTTTTAGATCGCCATCGTGAACTAGACTCAATCCCTGCAACAAAATCTTAA
- the mutY gene encoding A/G-specific adenine glycosylase codes for MSKALISTFSEKLIAWHARSGRSGLPWQGNRDPYAVWASEIMLQQTQVATVLERYPRFMKRFPTVKKLAAADIDDVLAEWAGLGYYSRARNLHACAKQVMDEFAGHFPNDPLLLEQLKGIGRSTAGAIAAFAFHERAPILDANVKRILARLFAVEGALQDKTVNDDLWQLAIQLLPTKPQDMPVYTQALMDFGATWCTARKPVCLSTEKKCPFEKQCQANLSDQVLLLPKKVVKAKSPEFDCDMLLIRAGNSILLQKRPSRAIWGGLWSLPESAWVAKASSKKVIPSLAILMKTALPKEPSAPWLKACKAVKAGPQIKHVFTHRRLWMQIWETSAKTRLEPDSENLKWISLTQLGRYGLPQPIKILLQGLSLVHDGDLKN; via the coding sequence ATGTCAAAAGCGTTAATCAGTACTTTTTCTGAAAAGCTGATTGCTTGGCATGCTCGCAGTGGCCGCTCTGGGCTACCTTGGCAAGGCAATCGAGATCCTTATGCGGTATGGGCTTCAGAGATCATGTTGCAACAAACTCAGGTAGCTACTGTTTTAGAGCGTTACCCCCGCTTTATGAAGCGCTTTCCAACGGTAAAAAAATTAGCCGCTGCCGATATCGATGACGTTCTAGCAGAGTGGGCTGGCCTTGGCTATTATTCGCGCGCTAGAAACTTGCATGCCTGTGCGAAGCAAGTAATGGACGAGTTTGCTGGACACTTTCCAAATGACCCTCTGTTACTTGAACAGCTCAAAGGAATCGGGCGATCAACCGCTGGTGCAATCGCGGCGTTTGCGTTTCATGAAAGAGCGCCCATCCTGGATGCAAATGTCAAACGAATTTTGGCTCGCTTATTTGCTGTAGAGGGCGCATTGCAAGATAAGACGGTGAATGATGATCTGTGGCAGTTAGCCATTCAGTTATTGCCGACTAAGCCTCAAGATATGCCAGTATATACCCAGGCATTGATGGATTTTGGCGCTACTTGGTGTACTGCTCGCAAGCCTGTTTGTTTAAGTACTGAGAAAAAGTGCCCTTTTGAAAAACAGTGCCAAGCTAACTTAAGTGATCAAGTTTTGCTGTTGCCAAAAAAAGTAGTTAAGGCAAAGTCCCCCGAGTTTGATTGCGATATGCTTTTAATTAGAGCGGGCAATTCTATTTTGCTGCAAAAGCGTCCGAGCAGGGCGATTTGGGGTGGCTTATGGTCTTTGCCAGAATCGGCTTGGGTGGCTAAAGCTAGTTCGAAAAAAGTAATCCCAAGCCTGGCAATTTTAATGAAGACGGCTTTACCAAAAGAGCCTAGTGCTCCATGGCTTAAGGCTTGTAAAGCAGTAAAGGCAGGCCCTCAAATTAAGCATGTTTTTACCCACAGACGTTTGTGGATGCAGATTTGGGAAACAAGTGCCAAGACAAGGCTAGAGCCTGATAGTGAAAATCTAAAGTGGATATCCTTAACCCAGCTAGGGCGCTATGGCTTGCCACAGCCGATTAAGATTTTGTTGCAGGGATTGAGTCTAGTTCACGATGGCGATCTAAAAAATTAA
- the mutM gene encoding bifunctional DNA-formamidopyrimidine glycosylase/DNA-(apurinic or apyrimidinic site) lyase produces the protein MPELPEVEVTRLGIAPHLQGRSVSAINIIDGRLRWPVPKTLLKILPGQKVRGVERRGKYLLIELDTGHVMVHLGMTGTLRVLPSTDPLKLHDRVTLEFGKLSLRLHDPRKFGAVLWHPKTKGPIEDNLLLQKLGVEPFSPEFAGELGAEILYQASRKRSIAVKQFLLAGQAVVGVGNIYCSESLFEAGIHPVKAAGKLTRPQCSRLAEAVRLTLKKAIAAGGSTLKDFVNSDGDPGHFMVQTKVYDRKDQPCKVCKTPIKQIVQGQRSTYFCPTCQKR, from the coding sequence ATGCCTGAACTGCCTGAAGTAGAAGTCACCCGATTAGGAATTGCCCCTCACCTTCAGGGGCGCTCTGTAAGTGCTATCAACATCATCGATGGGCGCTTACGCTGGCCTGTCCCCAAAACCTTGCTAAAGATCTTGCCAGGGCAAAAGGTACGAGGGGTAGAAAGACGCGGAAAGTATCTGCTAATCGAGTTAGATACTGGCCATGTAATGGTTCATTTGGGGATGACAGGAACCTTGCGAGTCTTGCCGAGTACTGATCCTCTAAAGTTGCATGACCGCGTCACTTTAGAGTTTGGAAAGTTAAGTTTGCGATTGCACGACCCCAGAAAATTTGGAGCAGTCCTATGGCATCCAAAAACAAAAGGTCCAATAGAGGATAACCTTTTATTGCAAAAATTGGGCGTTGAACCTTTCTCCCCAGAGTTTGCTGGAGAGCTTGGCGCAGAAATTCTGTATCAAGCTTCACGCAAACGAAGCATTGCTGTTAAACAATTTCTTTTGGCTGGCCAAGCGGTTGTCGGCGTTGGCAATATTTATTGCTCAGAAAGTTTATTTGAGGCGGGTATTCATCCCGTTAAGGCTGCAGGCAAGCTGACCCGTCCGCAATGTTCTCGCCTAGCAGAAGCAGTGAGACTCACTCTGAAAAAAGCCATTGCCGCAGGTGGCAGTACCTTAAAAGATTTTGTGAACAGCGATGGTGATCCAGGGCATTTCATGGTGCAAACCAAAGTGTACGATCGCAAAGATCAGCCGTGCAAAGTTTGTAAAACACCGATCAAGCAGATTGTCCAGGGCCAGCGCTCTACTTATTTTTGTCCTACATGTCAAAAGCGTTAA
- a CDS encoding lipoprotein insertase outer membrane protein LolB, whose amino-acid sequence MSKFLLKSYFKGLLLLSIACVSALFGSAHAQAVENQTGQAIFEVLASEIALQRGEAGLAYGTYMEMARQYKDPRLAQRAMEIGISGGSPELALNAAKTWDSLSPPSQTKPKEVLVTLLVLSNRWSDAVKPAIALLRQQTPAQQENTLLQLQALLSKAKDESEALRAFYEIASTVRPAIKDPALLYTYAMSAEKMGRLDVMEKTLREILRKTPNDANSLNALGYSLADRNIKLPEAFALISKAHQLSPKDSFILDSLGWVNFRLGKNELALEQLQQAFRMKPEADIAAHTGEVLWAMGRRTEAEEMWQQGQKLDANNPTLKETLKRLKPDWSSADQAASGSWDGRFAVKVTGLTDAQNQGGSGGFTLTQEQLKDVLEIRNPVGGSIAKITITPGEATLERDGQVVAAIDADTLIQNTLGLPLPARGLSNWLRGEVRPGGEASVERNTKGQVSKINQDGWDLIYTWSNKNRLEKLMMTRSSNIGSIDIRLVFDNPNE is encoded by the coding sequence ATGAGCAAATTTTTACTCAAATCCTATTTCAAGGGTTTATTACTCCTCTCAATCGCTTGCGTAAGCGCCTTATTTGGTTCGGCACACGCACAAGCAGTTGAGAATCAAACTGGGCAAGCTATTTTTGAAGTGCTGGCCTCAGAAATTGCCCTGCAAAGAGGTGAAGCGGGACTGGCTTATGGGACCTACATGGAAATGGCACGCCAGTACAAAGATCCTCGTCTTGCTCAAAGGGCAATGGAAATTGGGATTTCAGGTGGTTCCCCAGAGTTGGCACTAAATGCAGCTAAAACTTGGGATAGTTTGTCACCCCCCTCTCAAACTAAACCCAAAGAAGTTCTGGTTACCTTGCTCGTCTTAAGTAATCGCTGGTCAGATGCAGTCAAACCTGCAATTGCCTTGTTGCGACAACAAACTCCAGCACAACAAGAAAATACGCTATTGCAACTACAAGCCTTGCTCAGCAAGGCAAAAGATGAATCTGAAGCTTTGCGTGCTTTTTATGAAATTGCCTCAACGGTAAGACCAGCTATTAAAGATCCAGCTTTGCTTTATACCTACGCAATGTCTGCAGAAAAGATGGGGCGCTTAGATGTCATGGAAAAGACCTTGCGTGAAATATTGCGCAAGACCCCAAATGATGCCAATTCTTTAAACGCCCTGGGATACTCTCTAGCAGATAGAAATATCAAATTACCAGAAGCATTTGCACTCATCAGCAAGGCTCATCAACTATCACCTAAAGACAGCTTTATCTTAGATAGCTTAGGCTGGGTCAATTTTCGTCTTGGCAAAAATGAACTGGCGCTTGAGCAACTTCAACAAGCTTTTCGCATGAAACCTGAAGCAGATATTGCAGCACACACTGGTGAAGTCTTGTGGGCAATGGGTCGACGTACTGAGGCTGAAGAGATGTGGCAACAAGGTCAAAAATTAGACGCCAATAATCCCACATTGAAAGAAACCCTAAAGCGCCTAAAGCCAGACTGGTCAAGTGCAGATCAAGCCGCCTCAGGCTCATGGGACGGTCGTTTTGCGGTGAAGGTCACAGGTCTTACAGATGCCCAAAACCAAGGGGGTTCTGGTGGTTTCACGCTGACTCAAGAGCAACTCAAAGATGTTTTAGAAATACGCAATCCTGTTGGTGGATCGATTGCGAAAATTACTATCACTCCTGGTGAAGCCACCCTTGAGCGAGATGGTCAAGTAGTTGCTGCCATCGATGCGGATACCTTAATTCAAAATACATTAGGACTGCCACTGCCCGCACGCGGGCTCTCAAACTGGCTCAGAGGAGAAGTCAGGCCTGGTGGTGAAGCAAGCGTAGAGCGAAATACTAAAGGGCAAGTAAGCAAAATTAATCAAGATGGTTGGGACTTAATTTATACCTGGAGCAATAAAAATCGTCTTGAAAAATTAATGATGACTCGTAGCTCGAATATTGGTTCTATTGATATTCGCCTGGTGTTCGATAACCCAAATGAGTGA
- the ispE gene encoding 4-(cytidine 5'-diphospho)-2-C-methyl-D-erythritol kinase, which yields MSEASNQTLTLHSPAKLNLFLHIVGRRADGYHLLQSVFQLIDWCDIVSLKRIPENDIRRINPIPGVNPENDLVVRAAKLLKDFCQIDFGVEISLRKVIPMGAGLGGGSSDAASTLIGLNALWNLKLDQKALCELGLQLGADVPFFIFGKNAFVEGIGEKIKEINLGSHDFLVIFPRQGVETKRIFQDPELTRDHGQITIDGFLASPWTDLSNDCQAVAMRLCPEVKQALDWIGQAVPGSEPRMSGSGSSVFTVLDPKIDVAKLENLLQNLPKGWMGRVVRGLNKNPAYNLISSD from the coding sequence ATGAGTGAAGCAAGCAATCAAACTCTAACGCTGCATTCACCAGCAAAGCTCAATTTATTTCTACATATTGTTGGCCGTAGAGCGGATGGCTATCACTTACTGCAATCTGTATTTCAATTGATTGACTGGTGTGACATTGTCAGTCTAAAAAGAATTCCAGAAAATGACATTCGTCGTATCAACCCAATCCCCGGCGTGAATCCTGAAAACGATTTAGTTGTTAGAGCCGCTAAGTTATTAAAGGATTTTTGCCAAATAGATTTCGGTGTTGAGATAAGTCTTAGAAAAGTGATCCCCATGGGCGCTGGCTTAGGGGGTGGCTCATCTGATGCTGCATCCACCTTAATTGGACTAAATGCTCTCTGGAACCTGAAGCTAGACCAAAAGGCGCTCTGTGAGCTTGGTCTCCAGCTTGGAGCAGATGTACCTTTTTTCATTTTCGGCAAAAATGCCTTTGTTGAGGGAATTGGCGAGAAAATCAAAGAAATCAACTTAGGTAGTCATGATTTTTTGGTTATTTTTCCTAGGCAAGGAGTCGAGACTAAAAGGATTTTTCAAGACCCTGAATTGACCCGAGATCACGGTCAGATTACAATAGATGGCTTTCTTGCATCGCCATGGACGGATCTATCAAACGATTGCCAGGCAGTAGCGATGCGGTTATGTCCTGAAGTGAAGCAAGCTTTGGATTGGATTGGTCAGGCGGTACCGGGCTCTGAGCCCCGTATGTCAGGCTCTGGAAGTAGCGTTTTTACAGTCTTAGACCCTAAGATTGATGTCGCAAAACTGGAAAATCTTCTACAAAATCTTCCTAAAGGGTGGATGGGTCGGGTTGTTCGGGGGCTAAATAAAAATCCCGCTTACAATTTGATTTCTTCAGATTGA